TGCCGAGTTCTGGTGGGATGCAGCAAGACGACTGTTGGAGGATGTTGGAACAGATATCAATTGGGCCACCTTCAAAGAAGCTTTCTACAAGAAATACTTCCCCCTTTCTGTTCGAGAGTCCAAGGAGATGGAGTTTTTTCAGCTGAGGCAAGATAGGATGAGTATTGCAGAGTACACAGAGAAGTTTGAGAGACTCTGCAAATTTTTCGCCATGTATAAGGCTAATCCAAATGAAAAGTGGAAGTGTATGAAGTATCAAGGAGGGCTCAGGGCAGAAGTCCTAACCGCAATAGCCCCACTGGAAATCCGGGAGTTCTCCTCCCTCGTTAGCAAATGCCAAGTGATCGAAGAATGCACCAAAAAACTAGTGTCGGAAAGAACCGAGACTTTCAAGAAAAGGCAACTGAATCAAGAATCATCTCAGCAGCCACCGCAGAAGAAGGCCTTTCTTGGAAAACCTACAGGAAGGCAACCTCAATAGGGCATGGATCGCCAAGAACCTCCCACTGATGCCTCACCAAACACCACCGAACTCAAGGAGTGTGCTTCATGTACATAGGGATAGGTGCCTTGTCGAGCAAAATGTCTGCTTCCGGTGTTTTCAGCGGGGGCATATCGCTAGGAAATGCCCAACAGTTTCCCCACCCCCTGCCAATCCACCACAGTGTTAGGGGCGAGTCTTTGCCCTCAGCAGCGAGGAAGTCCACGGGTCAGAAAATCGAATCGAGGGTAAGTGCACAATTAATGGAGTTCCTttaactattctagatgatatTGGTGATTCTCATTCGTTCATATCCCTCTCCGCTACTAGTGAGATTAGCTTACCCATCGCTATGCATCTTACTAATAACCTTTATTGACCAATTTAGGATGTAGAATTTGGGGACAAGTTCTTTTTTTTATGGGGGTGGTAATGTAACAACCTCCCTTCACCCCttctaaaaacaaaattaaattcaaattttgaaaatcagTTAGGAGATGAGTttagaattttgaattatggatTGGAATCTAATAACTGCCCttcttttgaatttaaaattatccCAACCACCCTATCACCAAATGTATATAAGTAGGGGATTTTatgctaatttttatatgtCATATGTTAAATGTTTTTGGATATAGATGTTAGCATTAAATATCATGATATAATGTCTCTTTTTTTCATAAGCATTATGCATTATAATAACAATCTTATGTGCATTAAAGAACTGAGGGAATGATTCTTCGGTAAGAAAAGGTGACCCCCAAAGACAAGATaatcgagatgatccttcggtaagggaatgTGATCGaatcgagatgatccttcgATAAGGAAGGTGATCGGAAAACCTTTGGGATAAgaaccttcggtaagggaaggggaCTATcccatcaattttatataataatatatgttTGTTGATATGACTCCCTTCTTGTGTATGTCTAAATAACCTTGATTATAAATTGAACTGAGggaatgatccttcggtaagagaaggtgacccccaaagacaagatatcgatatgatccttcggtaagggaaggtgatcgatcgagatgatccttcggtaagagAAGGTGATCGCCAAAATGTTTGGGATAAGAACCTTCGATAAGGGAAGGGCACTCCCACTTTTTATACCGGTTTGAGCTCAATACCTTCCATAAAAGTTATAAGTTAAGAAAGGAGAAAATATAAGGAAAagtttgatttttaattatgtttttctaAGGTTTATGTATGGATATGTTGATGTTACATAAGATattatctttctatttttcCTATATGCTTTCCCTCTTGCCTATATGCTTTACAAGAAATGTTCATATTACATGCCATGTCGTAtgacatttttttcaaaattccgTGTGTGGGTTGGGGATAGATATGAAAGTGTCACATAGCACTCCTACTGAAACTTTACGTTCTCATCCCTTCTTTTTCCCAAACTATCTCCAGAGGAACATGGCACAGCGGATGGAGACGATGCAGTACCTCCCGAGGGTAACTTCTGAATATGACCCCTCAAAGCACGCGTGGGTTGTTACGACCACTGCTACCGTGCTTCAAACTATCTACTTAGGTCGGAATTTCGTAAAAAGAGACCCCCAGCTGCCCGTCGTGACCCTCCTAGATACGAACGCTTCAGCACTCAAGAAACGGTCACCCGAGGTGATATGTCTCGACTCAGACTCCGaggcagaggaagaagaattcAACAGCCCCAACCAGGAGGAGGATCCAATTGAGGAAGATCCAGAGGAAGAGTTAACCTCTTGCGGAAGTCCAAAGGTGGGGTACGTGCCATATTCCCTCGCTTCGGCACCTCGTCGGACCTTAGTTCACTCCACACAACGGGTTTGGATCTTCGTTGCACGGAAAAGTGTTGGAGGAAGACTACTAGTACCTCGTTTTGTGAACCACTGAAGAGTCCGGACTAAGGATAGGACATGATGTATAGTTGGGAGTTTTCTTCGATGAAACATTTTAGGATGAATTGGTTTTCTTTTTACCTTTAGGCACTTTCTTATTTTAGAACCATATTATGGAAATTTGGTTGTTATTCTATTTGCTCGAACCTCTTTAAGTGTTTTCAATTCAGTCATTTCAGTGCTATTTAAACTTCACGCGTATTTTCCTTCTTCCTTGCATAGCACTTGAGTTCATTAGTTTTCTAATCAAGTGTAACACCCTATTTAAAGGCCTTTAAGAATGGAATTTTACTTAGGGTATTACATTATCACAATTCAAACtaataaattctaattctaTCACCACAATCACCATCACTACCACACATACAATCAACAATTAACAATGAgataaagacaaaaaaaaagagatggAAGAAATACAGTGATCAAAATCAAGCAATAGAATAAAAGAATGACGAAAGTTTtttagaaagagaaagagaatgtGCGCTAGAAAAGATAGAAAGAGAAACGAtgataaaagtaaaatataattGTGGTACAATGAGAAGATAATAGAATTTGTAGAGacaaagagaaaaagagaaggagagaaTACATTAGAAAAAAAggaggaaaagagaaagaggcaacaataaaatagaaaagtgTAGTTTTGATAACAATATTGACAGTGGTGACCGTGGTTGAGGGTTGGATACAGTGAAAGTATAGTGAGATGGTGTGGTGTGGTAGTCTCTAATGGGttaaatgatgaagaagaagataatgatgatgaatataaaaagaataaaattgataaaaGAATTTTGACTTTACTTTGACCTTTAAAAAAGTAATAgtaaacataaaattaaaatttattgttaacactaaaaatatcattaaattaaattaaaatttgagaatatttttaaaattttttaaaatttttaaagaaaaaaaatatattttatttttatatataaaaaatatttgcaaaattaatcattatgtatttatataattttatatatgttttatatatattttatattttaatatatatgaataaaaaaaattaataattgagTTTTTATGTACATATAAAATAAGTTGTGATTCATCTTTTTTGCATACTAAACACATTTTTGTTTGTTGAAAACCCGCAAAATGCATTATCAGCGTCTCGTATTATTTACTATACCAGAAAAAAGTCTCGTATTATTGGTAGGATTTATTTATCTCGTGTTCTTAAGACATATATTaagtttataaattaaattttttattaaaaatataaaaatttaagtttttaatatatttattttgtatatattaaataaaaatatttaaaatttttttaaataataaacttatcagaatctttatttatagTATGTTTATCATGAATTAACTTTTTAGTTGAATTAGTGTATGTTTTCGTACATTATAcgaaataattaataaaaatacaaaaaaattttattaaaagagattaaataaaaaatatatataataattattactataaatattttataaagttataattaaaattaaaatttaattatttttaatgttaaaaaataaaaaataattattatttgtcttAACTGATTTAGATTGATTGAGTGGTCATCTCACTCGTCTATCTAAGTAAGTATTAGAGTTTCGAATTCTGTCTTGTGTATGTAACAACTCATTGGCTAGTGACAGATTCTTAATAAATAGAGCTTTAAATCTGTGGAGGATTAATTCTCGACCTGCCGAGTTGAAAAATACagtgaagaaagaaaatagTATTTGTCTTGAAAGTAGAACAATTCTAATTGATGTTAGCaatatttatgaaaattttcttttgttgaaATTTAACTATGACAGTTTTATTTATTGGTATTATATTCATTTAGGAGGTCAAATAATATGATCAACGTTATTACcagttaaaattttattttttatggcaTGATTTTTAAGTTTCTAAATTTATAAACTTATGTCATTACAAAAGCTATTAGattgattaatatttttttgtaatattacTAAAATACCGTAGTTGAGTATATTAATTtgtgtaaaaaaaaaactataataacttttgttattcaatatataatttattctattgaaAAATGAATTATTATTCCTAAATTGGAATATATTCTTTTGtctatttttataatattttatttgataataattaccattaaaaaataaatgactacactattttataatatgatgaacaaaataattttttatttattaattctgattagtgaaaaaaattcaaaatacttacacaaatttaaatttaaatttgaattcagAATTGATTAACAACtcactttttttaaaattttaataacaaaaacaaaattaattagcTACAAAATATTCagtatttaataatttcaatcatttaaattttaattaccaaaaattgagttagaaattaattataacttaatAATCGATaagacacacacacacattagtacacaaacaataatttttaatatatcatttaatttttttaacagagctaatatataatttattgagTATTGATTTATtgtctaaatttttttttataaattttataatatgtaaaaatagtgatcttatttttattattatttaaaaattattcataattttttattatataattaacttaattaataatctttattattgttttttgtagtatatttttttaatactaataaaTATGTAAGTATTTGtactattatatttattgtttTATATAATGGCTTAAGTTTCTTATTTTGTacgttaaataatataaattatattttatatattaaatttatcaatttatccATATTAAGTAGAGAAAAATTATGCAATAGATCGTAAGTTATAAAGATtagttaatttatatataaattatctttagacaaataaagaaataatttaTCACATATAATAATCCTTGATATATGTAATGTCATGTATATATTAGGAtgatctattttaattatgtgagtGATTATTATTCACTTTTTCAATAAGAtagtaaataatatttaaaattaaaaaaaagataactaaaatttttttagtttgattATAAAATCTATTGTAAGTATACCTAACTTTTATATATACTAAATATAGTCATATTTAATAGTATAGTATTTATTATAGTAACGACTCAAAATATTAAGTCAAGTGAGTAAGATCAACTTAGGTCTATTGTTAGGATCCTAAATCCGAATTAGGTTCATTGTCTTAAAACCCGATGCAGATAAAGTTCACGTGTCCTATCTCAAATCGGCTCAAATTGAATTTTTGTTGTTAGTTAGATATAGTAATAGATACTCGTGTGGGTATGGCGGTGGACCCCTTTTCCCGTTCTTCGCTCccgtttaaaaaaaatatccttcGTTCATTCTCCATCTTCGTCGCAAGTCCCCCTATTTAATTATCCCCTTAGCGAATGCAGATATCCACGATTATTTATGGatattctttaaaattttttgaaaaaataacaaaaaattataatataataataataaaataatcaattcaatatAATTTAACACAACTCATAATATattcattataaaaaataacatttaaaaaaatataaaaacatcttccaacataataacataatataatattttagagaGAGATTGAACGACATAATAACGAACTTAAGAGGCAGAAAAAGTGAGTTAGAGGAAGAGTAGATACACAACCAAGGCTAAGGATGAGTCTAGAAAGAACAAAAAGAGTTTAAATTGGAGATAGAAATTAGGATTACCaaatttaagaatatatatatatatatatatatatatatatatatatatatatatatataaagaataaATCAGTAATTTACATTCACGTGGATTTAACGGGTCCCTTGAAGAAGGTA
This sequence is a window from Arachis stenosperma cultivar V10309 chromosome 10, arast.V10309.gnm1.PFL2, whole genome shotgun sequence. Protein-coding genes within it:
- the LOC130957565 gene encoding uncharacterized protein LOC130957565, with translation MAQQLSTGDRDPNIPRLEVGQTRTTFADFKKIGPPEFCRALDPDITEEWLIEMEKVFTIFSCTKEQQVSYATFMLKADAEFWWDAARRLLEDVGTDINWATFKEAFYKKYFPLSVRESKEMEFFQLRQDRMSIAEYTEKFERLCKFFAMYKANPNEKWKCMKYQGGLRAEVLTAIAPLEIREFSSLVSKCQVIEECTKKLVSERTETFKKRQLNQESSQQPPQKKAFLGKPTGRQPQ